A single genomic interval of Pseudomonas sp. FeN3W harbors:
- the phrB gene encoding deoxyribodipyrimidine photo-lyase — protein sequence MTQLFWLRSDLRTSDNTALAAAMAAGPTVALYLVTPRQWLAHDDAPCKVDFWLRNLAELSTRLGALNVPLLIREVDDWQAVPDALLNVCREHGMQRLHYNEEYGVNEQRRDQAVAARLEAADIRVRGYLDQLLFTPGSVQTQSGSYFKVFSQFRKACLARLSVSLPACEPVPAAQAPLGIASDPVPAAVTGFPRPTDYLRALWPAGEAFAQRRLAAFVEDDLNEYHQRRDLPAEPGTSQLSAYLATGVISIRQCLHAALGYNQGELDSGSTGATTWVNELLWREFYKHILVGYPRVSMHRAFRPETEALPWRRAPDELEAWQQGRTGFPIIDAAMRQMQETGWMHNRLRMVVAMFLSKNLLIDWREGERWFMRNLIDGDLAANNGGWQWSASTGTDSVPYFRLFNPISQSQRFDPDGQFLRRWLPELQHLSKRDVHNPSAHRSLFDVTEYPSPIVDLGASRARALDAFRNLPDAHA from the coding sequence ATGACCCAACTGTTCTGGTTGCGCAGCGATCTGCGCACAAGCGACAACACCGCCCTGGCCGCTGCCATGGCTGCCGGCCCAACGGTGGCACTGTATCTGGTCACCCCCAGGCAATGGCTTGCTCACGACGATGCCCCATGCAAGGTCGATTTCTGGCTGCGCAACCTCGCCGAGCTGTCGACCCGGCTGGGTGCGCTCAACGTCCCGCTGCTGATTCGCGAGGTCGATGATTGGCAGGCGGTGCCCGACGCGCTGCTGAACGTCTGCCGCGAGCACGGCATGCAGCGGCTGCATTACAACGAGGAGTACGGCGTTAACGAGCAGCGCCGCGATCAGGCAGTGGCGGCTCGCCTGGAAGCGGCCGACATCCGCGTGCGCGGCTATCTCGACCAGCTGCTGTTCACCCCGGGCAGCGTACAGACGCAGTCGGGCAGCTATTTCAAGGTGTTCAGCCAGTTTCGCAAGGCCTGCCTTGCACGCCTGAGCGTATCGCTGCCAGCCTGTGAGCCGGTGCCTGCGGCCCAGGCGCCGCTGGGTATCGCCAGTGATCCGGTGCCCGCTGCGGTAACCGGCTTTCCCCGGCCCACGGACTATCTGCGCGCGCTCTGGCCGGCCGGCGAAGCCTTCGCCCAGCGCCGTCTGGCGGCGTTCGTCGAGGATGACCTGAACGAATACCACCAGCGCCGCGACCTGCCCGCCGAGCCCGGCACCAGTCAGCTGTCGGCCTACCTCGCCACCGGCGTCATTTCCATCCGCCAGTGCCTGCACGCGGCGCTTGGCTACAACCAGGGCGAGCTGGACAGCGGCAGCACCGGCGCCACCACCTGGGTCAACGAACTGCTCTGGCGCGAGTTCTACAAGCACATCCTGGTCGGTTATCCGCGGGTGTCGATGCATCGCGCCTTCCGCCCGGAAACCGAGGCGCTGCCATGGCGGCGCGCGCCGGACGAGCTGGAAGCATGGCAGCAAGGCCGTACCGGGTTCCCGATCATCGATGCGGCCATGCGTCAGATGCAGGAAACCGGCTGGATGCACAACCGCCTGCGCATGGTCGTCGCCATGTTCCTCAGCAAGAACCTGCTGATCGACTGGCGTGAGGGCGAGCGCTGGTTCATGCGTAACCTGATCGACGGCGACCTGGCCGCCAACAACGGCGGCTGGCAATGGAGCGCGTCCACCGGCACGGATTCGGTGCCCTACTTCCGCCTGTTCAACCCGATCAGCCAGTCGCAGCGCTTCGACCCGGACGGGCAGTTCCTGCGCCGCTGGCTGCCCGAGCTGCAGCACCTGAGCAAGCGCGACGTGCATAACCCGTCGGCGCACCGCAGCCTGTTCGACGTTACCGAGTATCCCAGCCCCATCGTCGACCTCGGCGCCAGCCGGGCGCGGGCGCTGGATGCCTTCCGCAACCTGCCGGATGCGCATGCATGA
- a CDS encoding TIGR01777 family oxidoreductase, whose amino-acid sequence MNILLTGGTGLIGRALCRRWLADGHRLWVWSRTPQRVAMLCGAEVQGVGSLQQLDAVELDAVVNLAGAPIADRPWTKSRKALLWDSRIKLTEQLVEWLGRREQRPALLISGSAVGWYGDGGEHRLTEADQPVSSDFASQLCNAWEERAMEATVLGMRVVLVRTGLVLARDGGFLQRLLPPFRLGLGGRIGDGRQWMPWIHIEDQIALIDFLLHQPAASGPYNACAPTPVRNVEFTRSLGRCLHRPTLLPVPAAVLKPLLGELAGLLLGGQHASPQRAEAEGFRFRFSDLDTALADLLTHP is encoded by the coding sequence ATGAACATCTTGTTGACGGGCGGTACCGGGCTGATAGGACGCGCGCTGTGCCGGCGCTGGTTGGCGGACGGGCATCGGCTGTGGGTGTGGAGCCGCACGCCGCAACGCGTTGCCATGCTGTGTGGTGCCGAGGTGCAGGGCGTGGGCAGTTTGCAGCAACTGGATGCCGTGGAGCTGGACGCGGTGGTCAATCTGGCCGGCGCCCCGATCGCCGATCGGCCATGGACCAAGTCGCGCAAGGCGCTGCTGTGGGACAGCCGAATCAAGCTCACCGAACAGCTGGTCGAATGGTTGGGCCGGCGCGAGCAGAGACCGGCGCTGCTGATCTCCGGTTCCGCCGTGGGGTGGTACGGCGATGGTGGGGAGCACCGCCTGACCGAAGCCGATCAGCCGGTCTCCTCCGATTTCGCCAGCCAGCTGTGCAATGCCTGGGAAGAGCGCGCGATGGAGGCGACGGTGCTGGGCATGCGCGTGGTGCTGGTGCGTACCGGGCTGGTGCTGGCGCGTGACGGCGGCTTTCTCCAGCGCTTGCTGCCGCCATTCAGGCTAGGCCTGGGTGGGCGCATCGGCGATGGTCGGCAATGGATGCCGTGGATTCATATCGAAGACCAAATCGCCCTGATTGATTTTCTTCTGCACCAGCCGGCAGCCAGCGGACCCTACAATGCCTGCGCGCCGACCCCGGTGCGCAACGTCGAGTTCACCCGCAGTCTCGGCCGCTGCCTGCATCGCCCGACGCTGCTGCCAGTGCCGGCGGCAGTGCTCAAACCCCTGCTCGGCGAGCTGGCCGGGCTGCTGCTCGGTGGCCAGCACGCGTCGCCGCAGCGGGCCGAGGCGGAAGGTTTCCGCTTTCGTTTCAGTGATCTGGATACGGCCCTGGCCGACCTATTGACGCACCCCTGA
- a CDS encoding MerR family transcriptional regulator produces MNEPTELTQLIAEGLLPIREVARITGVNAVTLRAWERRYGLIVPLRTPKGHRLYEDAHIQRIRKILIWLNRGVSVSQIKPLLDTTTPPELPRQNQWSELLAELLQAIDRLSERRLDDAFNRAMALYPPRTLCQHLLHPLLDALDQRWQGQYGAAVERVLVHSWLRSKLATRIYFNNRQQAGRPLLLANLDDESFTPGLWLTAWLVSSTDCPVEIIEWPVPLNELNLAMERILPRALLLYASNSLPGNCLQRDLPRLIEQSVAPLCVAGPAVHIHAPELHRHRGLMLAEDPLGALQQLHGAGLLPGSEGSAS; encoded by the coding sequence ATGAATGAACCAACGGAGCTGACGCAGCTGATCGCCGAAGGCCTGCTGCCGATCCGCGAGGTAGCACGCATCACCGGCGTCAACGCCGTGACCCTGCGTGCCTGGGAGCGTCGATACGGGCTGATCGTCCCGCTGCGCACGCCCAAAGGGCATCGACTCTACGAAGACGCGCACATCCAGCGCATCCGCAAAATCCTCATCTGGCTCAACCGCGGCGTTTCCGTCAGCCAGATCAAGCCGCTGCTGGACACCACCACGCCACCGGAACTGCCCAGGCAGAACCAGTGGTCCGAGCTGCTCGCAGAGTTGCTGCAGGCCATCGACCGTCTCAGCGAACGCCGCCTGGACGATGCCTTCAACCGGGCCATGGCGTTGTACCCACCGCGCACGCTCTGCCAGCATCTGCTGCATCCGCTGCTCGATGCACTCGACCAGCGCTGGCAGGGCCAGTACGGCGCGGCAGTGGAGCGGGTGCTGGTTCATTCCTGGCTGCGCAGCAAGCTGGCAACCCGCATCTATTTCAACAACCGCCAGCAGGCCGGACGCCCGTTGCTACTCGCCAATCTGGATGACGAGTCCTTCACGCCGGGCCTGTGGCTGACCGCCTGGCTCGTCTCCAGCACCGACTGCCCGGTCGAGATCATCGAGTGGCCGGTTCCGCTGAACGAGCTGAACCTGGCGATGGAACGCATCCTGCCCCGCGCCCTGTTGCTTTACGCGAGCAACAGCCTGCCGGGCAACTGCCTGCAACGCGATCTGCCACGCCTGATCGAGCAAAGCGTCGCGCCACTCTGTGTGGCCGGTCCGGCCGTTCATATCCATGCACCCGAGCTGCACCGACATCGCGGGCTGATGCTCGCCGAGGACCCACTCGGCGCCCTGCAACAACTGCACGGCGCCGGCCTGCTGCCGGGTAGCGAAGGGAGCGCGTCATGA
- a CDS encoding 2-thiouracil desulfurase family protein gives MHTTLPTPKIGISACLLGNPVRFNGGHKESRLCSETLAQHFEFVPVCPEVAIGLGTPREPIRLVGDTDAPRAVGTVRPELDVTEALAAYGRQIAEQLHDINGYILMQKSPSCGMERVKVYAANGHTQPGGGSGVFAQALMQACPDLPVEEDGRLNDAVLRENFLTRVYAHADWQRLCQAGLSRRAIVDFHSRYKYQLMASNPLQYKVLGRLVAQLAEHSLEAFAPQYFSQLMQALKKPATRGTHCNVLLHLSGYLKDALGADDRREMRHLIDQYRAGVIPLVVPLTLLKHHFRRHPDHYVARQAYMQPHPETLSLRNGI, from the coding sequence ATGCACACCACGCTTCCCACGCCCAAGATCGGAATCAGCGCCTGCCTGCTCGGCAATCCGGTGCGTTTCAACGGTGGCCACAAGGAATCACGCCTGTGCAGCGAAACCCTGGCACAACACTTCGAATTCGTGCCGGTGTGTCCGGAGGTCGCGATAGGTCTGGGCACGCCTCGCGAGCCGATTCGCCTGGTCGGCGACACCGACGCGCCGAGGGCGGTCGGCACCGTGCGTCCCGAGCTGGACGTCACCGAAGCGCTCGCCGCCTACGGCCGGCAGATCGCCGAACAGCTGCACGACATCAACGGCTACATCCTTATGCAGAAGTCGCCGTCCTGCGGTATGGAGCGGGTCAAGGTCTATGCCGCCAACGGCCACACCCAACCCGGCGGTGGTAGCGGCGTGTTCGCCCAGGCACTGATGCAGGCCTGCCCGGATTTGCCAGTCGAAGAGGACGGCCGCCTGAACGATGCCGTACTGCGCGAAAACTTCCTCACCCGCGTCTATGCCCATGCCGACTGGCAGCGCCTGTGCCAGGCCGGTCTCAGCCGCCGGGCCATCGTCGATTTCCACTCGCGCTACAAATACCAGCTGATGGCGAGCAACCCGCTGCAATACAAGGTGCTCGGTCGGCTGGTGGCGCAACTTGCCGAACACTCGCTGGAGGCGTTCGCACCGCAGTACTTCAGCCAACTGATGCAGGCCCTGAAAAAGCCCGCCACCCGCGGTACGCACTGCAACGTGCTGCTGCATCTGAGCGGCTATCTCAAGGACGCGCTGGGCGCGGACGATCGCCGCGAGATGCGTCACCTCATCGATCAGTACCGCGCTGGCGTCATTCCGCTGGTGGTGCCGCTGACCCTGCTCAAGCACCACTTCCGCCGTCATCCCGATCACTACGTCGCTCGCCAGGCGTACATGCAGCCGCACCCCGAAACCCTCAGCCTGCGCAACGGAATCTGA
- the hemH gene encoding ferrochelatase, with translation MTEQALLLVNLGSPASTEVADVRHYLNQFLMDPYVIDLPWPLRRLLVSLILIKRPEQSAHAYASIWWPEGSPLVVLSRRLQEAVRPHWTQGPVELAMRYGEPSIETTLTRLAGQGIAQVTLAPLYPQFADSTTTTVIQEARRVIRERGLGLQLSILQPFYDQPEYLDALAASARPHLQQDFDHLLLSFHGLPECHLHKTDPTGSHCLKGDDCCQRAEGAVLASCYRAQCMRTAAGFAAQAGLRDDQWSVSFQSRLGRAKWIEPYTETRLDELAQQGVKKLLVMCPAFVSDCIETLEEIGDRGREQFIGAGGEELVLVPCLNTHEDWVKALVTLCGRAPLAL, from the coding sequence ATGACAGAGCAGGCGTTGTTGTTGGTCAATCTGGGTTCGCCAGCCTCCACGGAAGTCGCTGATGTACGCCACTACCTCAATCAGTTTCTGATGGATCCGTATGTGATCGATCTGCCGTGGCCGTTGCGTCGCCTGTTGGTCTCGCTGATTCTGATCAAGCGCCCCGAACAATCTGCGCATGCCTACGCCTCGATCTGGTGGCCGGAAGGCTCGCCGCTGGTGGTGCTGAGCCGTCGCCTGCAGGAAGCGGTACGCCCGCACTGGACGCAGGGCCCCGTGGAGCTGGCGATGCGCTATGGCGAGCCGTCCATCGAGACCACGCTGACGCGTCTGGCCGGGCAGGGCATCGCCCAGGTCACCCTGGCGCCGCTTTATCCGCAGTTCGCCGACAGCACGACGACGACGGTCATTCAGGAAGCGCGCCGGGTCATCCGCGAGCGTGGACTGGGCTTGCAATTGTCGATTCTGCAGCCGTTCTACGACCAGCCGGAGTACCTCGATGCGCTGGCTGCCAGTGCCAGGCCGCATCTGCAACAGGATTTCGATCATCTGCTGCTGAGTTTCCACGGACTGCCCGAGTGCCATCTGCACAAGACCGATCCAACCGGCTCGCACTGCCTGAAGGGCGATGATTGCTGTCAGCGTGCCGAGGGTGCGGTACTCGCCAGCTGCTACCGCGCGCAATGCATGCGCACCGCCGCCGGCTTCGCGGCGCAAGCGGGGTTGCGTGACGATCAGTGGTCGGTGTCTTTCCAGTCGCGCCTCGGCCGCGCCAAGTGGATCGAGCCCTATACCGAGACACGTCTCGACGAGCTGGCGCAGCAGGGCGTGAAAAAGCTGCTGGTGATGTGCCCGGCCTTCGTCTCCGACTGCATCGAAACCCTCGAGGAGATCGGCGATCGTGGGCGTGAGCAGTTCATCGGGGCGGGTGGCGAGGAGCTGGTGCTGGTGCCCTGTCTGAACACCCACGAGGATTGGGTAAAGGCGCTGGTGACGCTCTGCGGTCGCGCGCCTCTGGCGCTCTGA
- a CDS encoding EAL domain-containing protein — protein MTINAVVQNAVMLLALCWLLAFTTRSWNRSGQRSAQLLAGLWFGSACIIGMLMTSTGQTGIILDARTVVLSMAGLFGGPLVAAIAGTLAGAYRLWLGGPGVVPGIANILLPIAFGLTYGCAYRKRLLGIGFWQLLGFGLATHLVVLGLIAMLLPNPLGAAAVKEIALPMLLALPLATAVLGVLLKDLLERDKIEQALRSSEARLRAIGQAIPDPLLVVDEDGHCLDVICSERNLLYSEATRLRGKTVKEAMPEEDQQRYLDYIRQTLNSDTPQLIEYSLPTRIGVRMFEGRALPLEQPPGQKRAVVWLSRDITERVNTELERRIAAIAFESQQGMLITDAQNRILRVNRAFTRISGYNPAEAIGQTTALLASGKHGPEFYRTMWSSIETTGVWEGEIWNRRKSGEIFPEWLTISAVHNALGKVTHYVAAFTDITDRKAAEERIHNLAFYDPLTNLPNRRLLLDRLHQAMAASRRGNQLGALMFIDLDNFKNINDLHGHQTGDQVLRIAAERLHAEVRASDTVARLGGDEFVVMLENLGDDPLRAAGQAEHIGMKLLDSLDRPYRLADLALYSSASIGVVLFGAEASSSDELMKRADMSMYEAKISGKNTLRFFDPRMQLAVQDRLRLEEEIRLGLKNGDFILNFQPQLEQTEGIVGAEALVRWQHPLRGLLTPAAFIAQAEHAGLIHTLDQQVLAQACAQLARWAETPEFAHLSLSVNLSAHLLYQDNFVEKALELLERSGADPARLKLELTETLLLDNMPEAIARMTRLKKHGIRFAIDDFGTGYSSMSYLQQLPLDQLKIDQTFIRRLPEDSSSLTIVRAICALATGLNLEVIAEGVESEPQRAMLFANGCHHYQGYLFGRPLSADAFEELVRSAAADDGVSA, from the coding sequence TTGACCATCAATGCCGTTGTACAGAACGCGGTCATGCTGCTCGCGTTGTGCTGGCTGCTGGCCTTCACTACACGCAGCTGGAACCGGAGCGGCCAACGCTCTGCACAATTGCTCGCCGGCCTCTGGTTCGGCAGCGCCTGCATCATTGGCATGCTAATGACCAGCACAGGCCAGACGGGAATCATCCTCGATGCCCGCACTGTGGTGCTGAGCATGGCCGGCCTGTTCGGCGGACCGCTAGTAGCAGCCATCGCCGGCACGCTGGCCGGCGCCTACCGTCTGTGGCTGGGTGGGCCCGGCGTAGTTCCCGGAATCGCCAACATTTTGCTACCGATCGCATTCGGACTGACTTACGGCTGCGCATATCGCAAGCGTTTGCTCGGCATCGGTTTCTGGCAATTGCTGGGGTTCGGACTGGCAACGCACCTGGTCGTGCTGGGCCTCATCGCGATGCTACTGCCCAACCCACTGGGCGCCGCCGCGGTGAAGGAAATCGCCTTGCCGATGCTGTTGGCGCTTCCACTGGCCACCGCCGTTCTTGGTGTCCTGCTCAAGGATCTGCTCGAACGCGACAAGATCGAGCAGGCGCTGCGCTCCAGCGAAGCCCGGCTGCGCGCCATAGGCCAGGCTATCCCCGACCCGCTGCTGGTTGTCGACGAAGACGGTCACTGCCTGGACGTAATCTGCTCCGAGCGCAACCTGTTGTATAGCGAGGCCACCAGGTTGCGCGGAAAAACCGTGAAGGAAGCTATGCCGGAAGAAGACCAGCAACGCTACCTCGACTACATTCGACAGACACTCAACAGCGATACGCCGCAGCTAATCGAATACAGCCTACCGACACGTATCGGTGTAAGGATGTTTGAAGGCCGCGCTTTGCCATTGGAACAACCGCCAGGGCAGAAGCGAGCGGTGGTCTGGCTGAGCCGCGATATCACCGAACGAGTGAACACCGAACTGGAGCGCAGGATCGCCGCCATCGCCTTCGAATCGCAGCAAGGCATGCTGATTACCGACGCACAGAATCGCATCCTGCGGGTCAACCGAGCCTTCACCCGCATCAGCGGCTACAACCCCGCCGAAGCCATCGGCCAGACTACTGCTTTGCTCGCGTCCGGCAAGCATGGGCCGGAGTTCTATCGCACCATGTGGTCGAGCATCGAAACCACCGGCGTGTGGGAAGGCGAAATCTGGAACCGGCGCAAGAGTGGCGAGATTTTTCCCGAATGGCTGACCATCAGCGCGGTGCACAACGCGCTCGGAAAGGTGACTCACTATGTCGCCGCCTTTACCGATATCACCGATCGCAAGGCAGCCGAAGAGCGGATCCATAACCTGGCGTTCTACGATCCTCTGACCAATCTGCCCAACCGCCGACTGCTGCTCGACCGCCTGCACCAGGCCATGGCGGCCAGCCGCCGGGGCAATCAGCTCGGCGCGTTGATGTTCATCGATCTGGACAACTTCAAGAACATCAACGATCTGCACGGGCACCAGACCGGCGACCAGGTGCTGCGCATCGCCGCTGAGCGTCTGCACGCCGAGGTGCGTGCCAGCGACACGGTGGCGCGCCTGGGTGGCGACGAGTTCGTGGTGATGCTGGAGAACCTCGGCGATGACCCGCTACGCGCCGCGGGCCAGGCCGAGCACATCGGCATGAAGCTGCTGGACTCGCTGGACCGGCCGTATCGTCTGGCCGACCTTGCGTTGTACAGCAGCGCCAGTATCGGTGTGGTGCTGTTCGGTGCCGAAGCCAGCAGCAGCGACGAGCTGATGAAGCGGGCCGACATGTCGATGTACGAGGCAAAGATCTCCGGCAAGAACACCCTACGCTTCTTCGACCCACGCATGCAGCTGGCCGTGCAGGACCGGTTGCGTCTCGAGGAAGAGATTCGACTGGGGTTGAAGAACGGCGACTTCATACTCAATTTCCAGCCGCAGCTGGAGCAGACCGAGGGCATCGTTGGCGCCGAGGCGCTGGTGCGCTGGCAGCATCCGCTGCGCGGCCTGCTGACGCCGGCGGCGTTCATCGCCCAGGCCGAGCACGCTGGCCTGATCCACACCCTCGATCAACAGGTGCTGGCCCAGGCCTGTGCCCAACTGGCGCGCTGGGCCGAAACGCCGGAATTCGCCCACCTCAGCCTTTCGGTCAACCTCAGCGCACACTTGCTGTACCAGGACAATTTCGTCGAGAAGGCACTCGAACTGCTGGAACGGAGCGGTGCCGATCCGGCCCGGCTCAAGCTGGAGCTGACCGAAACGCTGCTGCTGGACAACATGCCCGAAGCCATCGCCCGCATGACGCGGCTCAAGAAGCACGGCATCCGTTTCGCCATCGACGACTTCGGTACCGGCTATTCCTCGATGAGTTATCTCCAGCAGCTGCCGCTGGATCAACTGAAGATCGATCAGACCTTCATCCGTCGCCTGCCGGAGGACAGCAGCAGCCTGACCATCGTCCGGGCCATCTGCGCACTGGCTACCGGTCTGAACCTGGAGGTCATCGCCGAAGGTGTCGAAAGTGAGCCACAACGGGCGATGCTGTTCGCCAATGGCTGCCACCACTACCAGGGCTATCTGTTCGGCAGACCGCTGTCGGCGGATGCGTTCGAAGAGCTGGTTCGCAGCGCCGCCGCGGACGACGGCGTATCAGCCTGA